Proteins encoded in a region of the Streptomyces sp. PCS3-D2 genome:
- a CDS encoding 3-hydroxyacyl-CoA dehydrogenase, with amino-acid sequence MTAIERSRTVAVVGAGTMGQGIAQVALLAGHRVLIYDIDAALAADGVGMVQDRVERMAAKGRLAPAEAEETVGRITAAGALADLAGAALVIEAVVENVGIKQTLFAALEEVVGPDALLATNTSSLSVTELAAGLAHPGRFLGLHFFNPAPLLPLVEVVSGSATDPDAAERAHRTVLGWGKTPVRCADTPGFIVNRIARPFYAEAFAVYEEQGADPATIDAVLRESGGFKMGPFALTDLIGQDVNEAVTRSVWESFFRSPKFTPSLAQRRLVQSGRLGRKSGHGWYPYGPDAPVAQPHTAGPEEAPDKVTVVGDLGPAAELADLLEEAGIAVTATEHGGPYLQLPGEGQLVLADGKTSVEFTDVVYFDLALDYRGATRIALSASADTSERTLAEAIGLFQKLGKQVSVIGDVPGMIVARTVAMLIDLTADAVARGVASAEDIDTAMRLGVNYPLGPSAWHGRLGPDWAYDLLHHLDERCPGGRYAPSLALFKLGYAAGDQEGAR; translated from the coding sequence ATGACAGCAATCGAGCGGTCCCGCACTGTGGCGGTCGTCGGCGCGGGCACCATGGGCCAGGGCATCGCCCAGGTCGCCCTTCTCGCAGGTCACCGCGTGCTGATCTACGACATCGACGCCGCACTCGCCGCCGACGGCGTCGGCATGGTGCAGGACCGTGTCGAGCGGATGGCCGCGAAGGGCCGTCTGGCTCCGGCCGAGGCCGAGGAGACGGTTGGCCGGATCACGGCCGCGGGCGCCCTCGCGGACCTCGCCGGGGCCGCCCTCGTCATCGAGGCGGTCGTGGAGAACGTCGGGATCAAGCAGACGCTCTTCGCCGCCCTCGAAGAGGTGGTCGGGCCGGACGCGCTGCTCGCCACGAACACCTCCTCCCTCTCCGTCACCGAGCTCGCCGCCGGGCTCGCGCACCCCGGCCGCTTCCTCGGCCTGCACTTCTTCAACCCGGCCCCGCTGCTCCCGCTCGTCGAGGTGGTCAGTGGCTCCGCGACCGACCCGGATGCCGCCGAGCGCGCCCACCGTACGGTCCTCGGCTGGGGGAAGACGCCCGTCCGGTGCGCCGACACCCCGGGTTTCATCGTCAACCGGATCGCCCGCCCCTTCTACGCCGAGGCCTTCGCGGTGTACGAGGAGCAGGGCGCCGACCCGGCCACCATCGACGCCGTGCTCCGCGAGAGCGGCGGCTTCAAGATGGGCCCCTTCGCCCTGACCGACCTGATCGGCCAGGACGTCAACGAGGCCGTGACCCGCTCGGTGTGGGAGTCCTTCTTCCGCAGCCCCAAGTTCACGCCGTCCCTGGCGCAGCGGCGGCTGGTGCAGTCGGGCCGGCTGGGCCGCAAGTCGGGGCACGGCTGGTACCCGTACGGCCCGGACGCGCCCGTCGCTCAGCCGCACACCGCCGGGCCCGAGGAGGCCCCGGACAAGGTGACCGTCGTCGGTGACCTCGGTCCGGCCGCCGAGCTCGCCGACCTGCTGGAGGAGGCCGGGATCGCGGTCACGGCCACCGAGCACGGCGGCCCGTACCTCCAGTTGCCCGGCGAGGGCCAGCTGGTCCTCGCCGACGGCAAGACCTCCGTCGAGTTCACGGACGTCGTCTACTTCGACCTCGCGCTCGACTACCGGGGCGCCACCCGGATCGCCCTGTCCGCCAGCGCGGACACCAGCGAGCGCACCCTCGCCGAGGCGATCGGCCTCTTCCAGAAGCTGGGCAAGCAGGTCTCCGTGATCGGTGACGTCCCCGGCATGATCGTCGCCCGGACCGTCGCCATGCTGATCGACCTCACCGCCGACGCCGTCGCCCGCGGCGTGGCCTCCGCCGAGGACATCGACACCGCGATGCGGCTCGGCGTCAACTACCCGCTGGGCCCTTCCGCATGGCACGGCCGACTCGGCCCGGACTGGGCCTACGACCTGCTGCACCACCTCGACGAGCGCTGCCCCGGCGGCCGGTACGCGCCCTCGCTGGCGCTGTTCAAGCTGGGATACGCGGCGGGCGACCAGGAGGGCGCGCGGTGA
- a CDS encoding TetR/AcrR family transcriptional regulator: MTTAKRDTYTPETLLSVAVQVFNERGYDGTSMEHLSKAAGISKSSIYHHVTGKEELLRRAVSRALDGLFAVLEEPGATRGRAVERVEYVTRRTVEVLVSELPYVTLLLRVRGNTRTERWALERRREFDHQVADLLKAAAEDGDLRADVDIRLATRLLFGMVNSLVEWYRPHSGTGPGQLADAVVHMAFDGLRTAR, from the coding sequence GTGACCACGGCCAAACGCGACACCTACACCCCCGAGACCCTGCTGTCCGTGGCCGTCCAGGTCTTCAACGAGCGCGGCTACGACGGCACCTCGATGGAGCACCTCTCCAAGGCGGCCGGCATCTCGAAGTCCTCGATCTACCACCACGTCACGGGCAAGGAGGAGCTCCTGCGGCGGGCGGTCAGCCGCGCCCTCGACGGTCTCTTCGCGGTGCTGGAGGAGCCGGGGGCGACCCGCGGCCGGGCCGTCGAACGCGTCGAGTACGTCACGCGGCGCACCGTCGAGGTCCTGGTGTCCGAGCTGCCCTACGTGACGCTGCTGCTGCGGGTGCGGGGCAACACCCGCACCGAGCGCTGGGCACTGGAGCGCCGCCGCGAGTTCGACCACCAGGTCGCGGACCTGCTCAAGGCCGCCGCCGAGGACGGCGACCTGCGGGCGGACGTGGACATCCGGCTCGCCACCCGACTCCTGTTCGGCATGGTGAACTCGTTGGTCGAGTGGTACCGGCCGCACTCGGGCACGGGTCCCGGGCAACTGGCCGACGCCGTCGTCCATATGGCCTTCGACGGCCTGCGCACGGCCCGCTGA
- a CDS encoding RNA methyltransferase, with amino-acid sequence MDERAGADETVRQWREDAGREGLVLLDGFHALKHALRFGADVRRVVADDPGAVRELARELAPDVEADVVRLARPAVLRDLLPRVHPTGVAALAVRPDRAAGLADLGRLPRPAPVVVLDNPRNLGNVGAVVRLAAGFGATGVVTRGDLDPWHPNVVRAGAGLHYATTVERLALEELPPGPLYALDPEGEDIRGLTLPDDALLAFGSERHGISPELRARADHLVSLPMRPQVSSYNLATSVAMALFHWGGPRAVAPGQDGATP; translated from the coding sequence ATGGACGAGCGGGCAGGTGCGGACGAGACGGTGCGGCAGTGGCGGGAGGACGCCGGGCGAGAGGGCCTGGTGCTCCTCGACGGGTTCCACGCGCTGAAGCACGCGCTGCGCTTCGGGGCCGATGTGCGCAGGGTGGTCGCCGACGACCCCGGCGCCGTACGGGAACTGGCCCGCGAGCTGGCTCCCGACGTCGAGGCCGACGTGGTCCGCCTGGCGCGGCCGGCCGTGCTCAGGGATCTGCTGCCCCGCGTCCACCCCACCGGTGTCGCAGCGCTGGCGGTACGGCCCGACCGGGCGGCGGGCCTGGCGGACCTCGGCCGGCTGCCCAGGCCCGCGCCCGTCGTCGTCCTCGACAACCCCCGCAACCTCGGCAACGTCGGAGCCGTCGTCCGCCTCGCGGCCGGCTTCGGCGCCACCGGCGTGGTGACCCGCGGCGACCTCGACCCCTGGCACCCGAACGTGGTCCGGGCCGGGGCCGGGCTGCACTACGCCACCACCGTCGAGCGCCTCGCGCTGGAAGAACTGCCGCCGGGGCCGCTCTACGCGCTCGACCCGGAGGGCGAGGACATCCGCGGCCTCACCCTCCCGGACGACGCACTGCTGGCCTTCGGCTCGGAGCGGCACGGGATCTCTCCCGAGCTGCGCGCGCGGGCCGACCACCTGGTGTCGCTGCCGATGCGCCCCCAGGTCTCCAGCTACAACCTCGCCACCAGCGTGGCCATGGCCCTCTTCCACTGGGGCGGCCCCCGGGCGGTCGCCCCCGGGCAGGACGGCGCCACGCCTTAG
- the paaB gene encoding 1,2-phenylacetyl-CoA epoxidase subunit PaaB: MTQNWPLWEVFVRSRRGLSHTHAGSLHAPDAEMALRNARDLYTRRNEGISIWVVPSTAITASSPDERDPFFAPSADKPYRHPTFYDIPEGVSHL, translated from the coding sequence ATGACGCAGAACTGGCCCCTGTGGGAGGTGTTCGTGCGCTCACGCCGCGGCCTCTCGCACACGCACGCGGGAAGCCTGCACGCCCCCGACGCGGAGATGGCCCTGCGCAACGCCCGCGACCTCTACACCCGGCGCAACGAGGGCATCTCGATCTGGGTGGTCCCCTCCACCGCGATCACCGCTTCCTCGCCGGACGAGCGGGACCCCTTCTTCGCACCGTCCGCCGACAAGCCGTACCGGCACCCCACCTTCTACGACATCCCGGAGGGAGTGAGCCACCTGTGA
- a CDS encoding HTTM domain-containing protein, which translates to MRRVRAALARAVAAVSGQALGPYQSAVVRIGFAGTWLFFLLREFPHRAELYGPDGPWSQELAQRLIDSNGAFTVLTWSGSALWFETVYAVAVLASAGLLLGWRTRATSVVFMIGVLSLQNRSVFMGDGGDNVIHLVAIYLVLTRCAQVWSLDARRARRRGTATAGAAGPLLWGALGAVFGYGAAAGRFSDGWLAAFAALWVCCGLWWLADRYLPGGEGRAVLDVLANLVHNATMVVIMAEVCLIYATAGWYKIQGSRWQDGTALYYPLGLDYFTPWPALSELLAGSGTLVMLLSYGTVAVQVAFPFTLFNRRIKNVLLAVMMVEHAGIAVLLGLPFFSLAMIAADAVFLPTGFLVWLGARVASRSRAAGRGLGVRPPGAVPGARAEPEPRAEPEPRAEPEPEAGAAPR; encoded by the coding sequence GTGAGACGGGTCCGCGCCGCGCTGGCCCGGGCCGTCGCCGCGGTCAGCGGGCAGGCACTGGGCCCCTACCAGAGCGCCGTCGTGCGCATCGGCTTCGCCGGCACCTGGCTCTTCTTCCTGCTGCGGGAGTTCCCCCACCGCGCCGAGCTCTACGGTCCGGACGGGCCGTGGAGCCAGGAGCTGGCACAGCGGCTGATCGACTCCAACGGCGCGTTCACCGTCCTGACGTGGTCCGGGTCGGCCCTGTGGTTCGAGACCGTCTACGCCGTGGCCGTGCTGGCGAGCGCCGGCCTGCTGCTGGGCTGGCGGACCCGGGCGACGTCCGTGGTGTTCATGATCGGCGTGTTGTCCCTGCAGAACCGCAGCGTGTTCATGGGGGACGGCGGGGACAACGTCATCCACCTGGTCGCGATCTACCTGGTGCTGACCCGGTGCGCGCAGGTGTGGTCGCTGGACGCCCGCCGGGCGCGCAGGCGGGGCACCGCGACGGCGGGAGCGGCCGGGCCCCTGCTGTGGGGGGCGCTCGGGGCGGTCTTCGGCTACGGGGCGGCCGCCGGGCGGTTCAGCGACGGCTGGCTCGCAGCGTTCGCCGCGCTGTGGGTGTGCTGCGGTCTGTGGTGGCTGGCCGACCGATACCTGCCCGGGGGCGAGGGGCGGGCGGTCCTGGACGTCCTGGCGAACCTCGTGCACAACGCCACCATGGTGGTGATCATGGCGGAGGTCTGCCTGATCTACGCGACCGCCGGCTGGTACAAGATCCAGGGCTCGCGGTGGCAGGACGGGACGGCGCTCTACTACCCCCTGGGGCTGGACTACTTCACCCCCTGGCCTGCGCTGTCCGAGCTGCTGGCGGGCAGCGGGACGCTGGTGATGCTGCTGTCGTACGGCACGGTGGCGGTACAGGTGGCCTTTCCGTTCACGCTCTTCAACCGGCGGATCAAGAACGTGCTGCTGGCCGTGATGATGGTGGAGCACGCGGGGATCGCGGTGCTGCTGGGGCTGCCGTTCTTCTCGCTGGCGATGATCGCCGCCGATGCCGTCTTCCTGCCGACCGGGTTCCTGGTGTGGCTCGGCGCGCGGGTTGCCTCCCGGAGCCGCGCTGCCGGGCGCGGCCTCGGGGTCCGCCCGCCCGGTGCGGTGCCGGGAGCCCGCGCCGAGCCGGAGCCGCGGGCTGAGCCGGAGCCGCGGGCCGAGCCCGAGCCGGAGGCTGGTGCGGCGCCGCGCTGA
- the paaC gene encoding 1,2-phenylacetyl-CoA epoxidase subunit PaaC, whose product MTGTGTDTATVNAAALALGDDALILSHRLGEWAGHAPVLEEEVALANIALDLLGQARVLLSMVGDEDELAFLREERSFRNLQLVEQPNGDFAHTIARQLYFSVHQHELYAELARGDGPFAPLAAKAVKETAYHRDHAEQWTLRLGDGTEESGARMQAALTALWKYTGELFQPVEGLDGVDWAALEERWLAALADVVGRAGLTLPEGPRTGAWAAGAGRQGLHTESFGRMLAEMQHLHRSHPGASW is encoded by the coding sequence GTGACCGGCACCGGCACCGACACCGCCACCGTCAACGCGGCGGCCCTCGCCCTCGGCGACGACGCACTGATCCTCTCCCACCGCCTCGGCGAATGGGCGGGACACGCCCCCGTCCTGGAGGAGGAGGTCGCCCTCGCCAACATCGCGCTCGACCTGCTCGGCCAGGCCCGCGTCCTGCTCTCCATGGTCGGAGACGAGGACGAGCTGGCCTTCCTGCGCGAGGAGCGGTCCTTCCGCAACCTCCAGCTGGTCGAGCAGCCGAACGGCGACTTCGCCCACACCATCGCCCGCCAGCTCTACTTCTCCGTCCACCAGCACGAGCTCTATGCGGAACTCGCCCGCGGGGACGGCCCGTTCGCACCGCTCGCGGCCAAGGCCGTCAAGGAGACGGCGTATCACCGCGACCACGCCGAGCAGTGGACGCTGCGGCTCGGCGACGGCACCGAGGAGAGCGGCGCCCGCATGCAGGCCGCGCTGACGGCCCTGTGGAAGTACACCGGGGAGCTCTTCCAGCCGGTGGAGGGACTCGACGGTGTGGACTGGGCCGCCCTGGAGGAGCGGTGGCTGGCCGCGCTGGCCGACGTCGTCGGGCGGGCCGGGCTCACCCTCCCCGAAGGGCCGCGCACCGGGGCCTGGGCAGCCGGAGCCGGCCGCCAGGGCCTGCACACCGAGTCCTTCGGCCGGATGCTGGCCGAGATGCAGCACCTGCACCGCAGCCATCCGGGGGCATCATGGTGA
- the paaN gene encoding phenylacetic acid degradation protein PaaN has protein sequence MAAELTVPQLSAKHRPTLDQALSAIRSRAYWSPHPEHPKAYGETAPADGLAAFEALRGTRIDLGQPGTDGWTGAEKSPYGPELGVEYPHVDPDVLLPAMKAGMAAWRDAGPEARALVCIEILARISARTHEFAHAVMHTSGQAFMMAFQAGGPHAQDRGLEAVAYAYEEQTRVPGQADWSKPQGKKDPLELGKTFTAVPRGIALMIGCNTFPTWNGYPGLFASLATGNPVLVKPHPRAVLPLALTVQVAREVLAEAGFDPNLVALAVERPGEGIAKDLAVRPEIKLIDYTGSTEFGDWLEANARQAQVYTEKAGVNTVVLDSTDNYKGMLANLAFSLSLYSGQMCTTPQNLLIPRDGIATDAGHKSYDEVVADLAASVGGLLGDDARANALLGALVNPDVKARLEAAAGLGEVALASREVTNPEFPDAVVRTPVMVKLDAAKPDPEAPFLSECFGPVSFAVAVDSTADGLELLRRTVREKGAMTVGAYTTSADTERAVEEVCLEESAQLSLNLTGGVYVNQTAAFSDFHGSGGNPAANAALCDGAFVSNRFRVVEVRRQA, from the coding sequence ATGGCCGCCGAGCTCACCGTCCCCCAGCTGTCCGCCAAGCACCGGCCCACCTTGGACCAGGCCCTGTCGGCGATCCGCAGCCGTGCCTACTGGTCCCCGCATCCCGAGCACCCCAAGGCGTACGGCGAGACCGCCCCGGCCGACGGGCTCGCCGCCTTCGAGGCGCTCCGCGGTACCCGTATCGACCTCGGCCAGCCCGGCACCGACGGCTGGACGGGCGCCGAAAAGTCCCCGTACGGCCCGGAGCTGGGCGTGGAGTACCCGCATGTGGACCCGGACGTGCTGCTGCCCGCGATGAAGGCCGGCATGGCCGCCTGGCGCGACGCCGGGCCGGAGGCGCGCGCCCTGGTCTGCATCGAGATCCTGGCCCGCATCTCGGCCCGCACCCACGAGTTCGCGCACGCGGTCATGCACACCAGCGGCCAGGCCTTCATGATGGCCTTCCAGGCGGGCGGCCCCCACGCGCAGGACCGCGGCCTGGAGGCCGTGGCCTACGCCTACGAGGAGCAGACCCGCGTCCCGGGGCAGGCCGACTGGTCGAAGCCGCAGGGCAAGAAGGACCCGCTGGAGCTCGGCAAGACCTTCACCGCGGTCCCGCGGGGCATCGCCCTCATGATCGGCTGCAACACCTTCCCGACCTGGAACGGCTACCCGGGCCTGTTCGCCTCGCTGGCCACCGGCAACCCGGTGCTGGTCAAGCCGCACCCGCGGGCCGTCCTGCCGCTCGCCCTGACCGTGCAGGTGGCGCGGGAGGTCCTCGCGGAGGCGGGCTTCGACCCGAACCTGGTCGCGCTCGCGGTCGAGCGTCCGGGCGAGGGCATCGCCAAGGACCTCGCCGTCCGCCCCGAGATCAAGCTGATCGACTACACCGGCTCCACTGAATTCGGAGACTGGCTGGAGGCCAACGCCCGGCAGGCGCAGGTCTACACGGAGAAGGCGGGCGTCAACACCGTCGTCCTGGACTCCACCGACAACTACAAGGGGATGCTGGCCAACCTGGCCTTCTCCCTGTCGCTCTACAGCGGCCAGATGTGCACCACCCCGCAGAACCTGCTGATCCCGCGCGACGGCATCGCCACGGACGCCGGCCACAAGTCCTACGACGAGGTCGTCGCCGACCTCGCGGCCTCGGTCGGCGGCCTGCTGGGCGACGACGCCCGGGCCAACGCGCTGCTGGGCGCGCTGGTCAACCCGGACGTCAAGGCCCGCCTGGAGGCGGCGGCCGGGCTCGGCGAGGTCGCGCTGGCCTCCCGCGAGGTCACCAACCCCGAGTTCCCCGACGCGGTCGTCCGTACGCCGGTGATGGTCAAGTTGGACGCCGCCAAGCCGGACCCGGAGGCGCCGTTCCTCTCGGAGTGCTTCGGCCCGGTCTCCTTCGCGGTGGCCGTGGACTCCACCGCGGACGGGCTGGAGCTGCTGCGCCGGACCGTGCGCGAGAAGGGCGCCATGACCGTAGGCGCCTACACCACCTCCGCGGACACCGAGCGGGCCGTCGAGGAGGTCTGCCTGGAGGAGTCCGCGCAGCTCTCCCTGAACCTGACCGGCGGGGTCTACGTCAACCAGACGGCGGCCTTCTCCGACTTCCACGGCTCCGGTGGCAACCCCGCGGCCAACGCCGCGCTGTGCGACGGCGCCTTCGTCTCGAACCGCTTCCGCGTGGTGGAGGTCCGCCGCCAGGCGTAG
- the paaA gene encoding 1,2-phenylacetyl-CoA epoxidase subunit PaaA: protein MVAVTPETGPDTALGTDGTDGTGMTADLGAQLAAAFDAAVAADERVEPRDWMPEQYRASLVRQMAQHAHSEIIGMQPEANWITRAPSLRRKAILMAKVQDEAGHGLYLYSAAETLGTSRDELLDKLHSGKQKYSSIFNYPTLTWADVGAIGWLVDGAAITNQVPICRCSYGPYARAMVRICKEESFHQRQGFELLMALSQGTEAQHAMAQDAVDRWWWPSLMMFGPPDDESAHSAQSMAWRIKRHSNDELRQRFVDIAVPQAESLGLTLPDPDLKWNEERGHHDFGAIDWSEFWDVLKGNGPCNEQRIGQRRRAHEEGAWVRDAAAAYAGKQAAQQSAKSAGQDEEARV from the coding sequence ATGGTGGCAGTGACCCCGGAGACGGGCCCGGACACGGCCCTGGGGACAGACGGGACGGACGGAACGGGCATGACGGCTGACCTGGGCGCACAGCTCGCGGCTGCGTTCGATGCCGCGGTGGCGGCGGACGAGCGCGTGGAGCCGCGCGACTGGATGCCCGAGCAGTACCGCGCCTCCCTGGTCCGGCAGATGGCGCAGCACGCCCACTCGGAGATCATCGGCATGCAGCCCGAGGCGAACTGGATCACCCGTGCGCCCTCGCTGCGCCGCAAGGCGATCCTGATGGCCAAGGTGCAGGACGAGGCGGGTCACGGCCTGTACCTCTACAGCGCGGCCGAGACCCTCGGCACCAGCCGCGACGAGCTCCTCGACAAGCTCCACTCGGGGAAGCAGAAGTACTCCTCGATCTTCAACTACCCCACCCTGACCTGGGCGGACGTCGGCGCCATCGGCTGGCTCGTGGACGGCGCGGCGATCACCAACCAGGTGCCGATCTGCCGCTGCTCCTACGGCCCCTACGCCCGCGCCATGGTACGGATCTGCAAGGAGGAGTCCTTCCACCAGCGGCAGGGCTTCGAGCTCCTCATGGCCCTCTCCCAGGGCACTGAGGCCCAGCACGCCATGGCGCAGGACGCGGTCGACCGGTGGTGGTGGCCCTCGCTGATGATGTTCGGCCCGCCGGACGACGAGTCGGCGCACTCGGCGCAGTCCATGGCCTGGCGCATCAAGCGCCACTCGAACGACGAGCTGCGCCAGCGGTTCGTGGACATCGCCGTCCCCCAGGCCGAGTCCCTCGGCCTGACCCTGCCCGACCCGGACCTGAAGTGGAACGAGGAGCGCGGCCACCACGACTTCGGCGCCATCGACTGGTCTGAGTTCTGGGACGTGCTCAAGGGCAACGGCCCCTGCAACGAGCAGCGGATCGGCCAGCGGCGCCGGGCCCACGAGGAAGGCGCCTGGGTGCGCGACGCGGCCGCCGCGTACGCGGGGAAGCAGGCGGCACAGCAATCGGCGAAGTCCGCCGGACAGGACGAGGAGGCACGGGTATGA
- the pdhA gene encoding pyruvate dehydrogenase (acetyl-transferring) E1 component subunit alpha — protein sequence MTVQELPGAGASHRSTPPPAWRPRTDAAPLLPDAEPYRVLGTEAADRLDPALMLRCYAELVRGRRYNAQATALTKQGRLAVYPSTVGQEACEIAAAMVLEEQDWLFPSYRDTLAAVARGLDPVQALTLLRGDWHTGYDPREHRIAPLSTPLATQLPHAVGLAHAARLRGDDVVALAMVGDGGTSEGDFHEALNFAAVWQAPVVFLVQNNGFAISVPLAKQTAAPTLAHKGVGYGIPGRLVDGNDIAAMHEVLAEAVRRARAGGGPTLIEAVTYRMEAHTNADDATRYRGDAEVEAWKAHDPIDLLERELTARGILDEAGITAARDEAEAMAASLRDGMNADPVVDPMDLFAHVYAEQTGRLREQAEMLRAELEAEDQA from the coding sequence ATGACGGTCCAAGAGCTGCCCGGTGCCGGTGCGTCCCACCGTTCCACCCCGCCGCCCGCCTGGAGGCCCCGCACGGACGCCGCGCCGCTGCTCCCGGACGCCGAGCCCTACCGGGTGCTGGGCACCGAGGCGGCCGACCGGCTCGACCCCGCGCTGATGCTGCGGTGCTACGCCGAACTGGTGCGCGGACGTCGCTACAACGCCCAGGCCACGGCGCTCACCAAGCAGGGCCGGCTCGCCGTCTACCCCTCCACCGTCGGCCAGGAGGCCTGCGAGATCGCGGCGGCCATGGTCCTTGAGGAGCAGGACTGGCTCTTCCCGAGCTACCGCGACACCCTGGCGGCCGTGGCGCGCGGACTGGACCCCGTACAGGCGCTCACCCTGCTGCGCGGCGATTGGCACACCGGCTACGACCCGCGTGAGCACCGGATAGCCCCGCTCTCGACCCCGCTCGCCACCCAGCTGCCGCACGCGGTGGGCCTGGCGCACGCGGCGCGGCTGCGCGGCGACGACGTCGTCGCACTCGCCATGGTCGGTGACGGCGGCACCAGTGAGGGCGACTTCCACGAGGCGCTGAACTTCGCCGCCGTCTGGCAGGCCCCGGTGGTCTTCCTCGTGCAGAACAACGGCTTCGCGATCTCCGTCCCGCTCGCCAAGCAGACCGCCGCCCCGACGCTGGCCCACAAGGGCGTCGGGTACGGCATCCCGGGTCGGCTGGTCGACGGCAACGACATCGCGGCGATGCACGAGGTGCTGGCCGAGGCCGTCCGGCGGGCCCGGGCCGGCGGCGGCCCGACCCTGATCGAGGCCGTCACCTACCGCATGGAGGCGCACACCAACGCCGACGACGCGACGCGCTACCGCGGTGACGCCGAGGTCGAGGCGTGGAAGGCGCACGACCCGATCGACCTGCTGGAGCGCGAGCTGACCGCGCGCGGGATCCTCGACGAGGCGGGCATCACGGCCGCGCGCGACGAGGCCGAGGCGATGGCGGCGTCCCTGCGCGACGGGATGAACGCCGATCCGGTGGTGGACCCGATGGACCTGTTCGCGCACGTCTACGCGGAGCAGACCGGCCGCCTGCGCGAGCAGGCGGAGATGCTCCGTGCCGAGCTGGAAGCCGAGGACCAGGCGTGA
- a CDS encoding Lrp/AsnC family transcriptional regulator: protein MPDEQMAAAGSAPVPPGAAPGAPAVPPVAPRPLDPIDRSIMRLLQADGRASVRSVAEQVHVSRANAYARINRLIDDGVIRGFTARVNHERAGQGASAYITLKIVQNSWRTVREQLRELPGAAHIALVSGDFDVLLLVHTPDNRTLRELVLTRLQAIPEVLSTRTLLVFEETDLLDPGPGPAGGPAIAEE, encoded by the coding sequence ATGCCAGATGAACAAATGGCCGCAGCGGGTTCCGCACCGGTCCCACCGGGTGCCGCACCGGGAGCCCCCGCGGTCCCGCCGGTCGCACCGCGCCCCCTGGACCCGATCGACCGGTCGATCATGCGGCTGCTCCAGGCGGACGGCCGGGCGTCCGTGCGGTCGGTGGCCGAGCAGGTGCACGTCTCGCGCGCGAACGCGTACGCGCGGATCAACCGGCTCATCGACGACGGGGTGATCCGCGGGTTCACGGCCCGCGTCAACCACGAGCGGGCGGGCCAGGGCGCCTCGGCCTACATCACCCTGAAGATCGTCCAGAACTCCTGGCGCACGGTCCGCGAGCAGCTGCGCGAACTCCCCGGCGCCGCGCACATCGCCCTGGTCAGCGGAGACTTCGACGTGCTGCTCCTGGTGCACACCCCGGACAACCGGACCCTGCGCGAACTGGTCCTCACCCGCCTGCAGGCCATCCCGGAAGTCCTCTCCACGCGCACCCTGCTGGTCTTCGAGGAGACGGACCTGCTCGACCCGGGCCCCGGCCCGGCCGGGGGCCCCGCGATCGCGGAGGAGTAG
- a CDS encoding DUF5819 family protein, producing MDSNGHELAEEAAPPLPRPPGIAGLSTPYRVVTALALGAAGLAACTHLALVFLHVAPSNTLSKQHARTVDGWIYPEFEQNWKLFAPNPLQQNIAVEARAEVRTAGDELITTGWRDLSAEDAAAIRHSLLPSHTAQNELRRAWDFYTGSHDENEQPVGERGELSEEYLRRITVNRIAPHHEGGRILRIQLRSATTAVPAPKWSTETTDTQTYYRELPWWKV from the coding sequence ATGGATTCGAACGGGCACGAGCTCGCCGAAGAGGCCGCTCCGCCACTCCCGAGGCCGCCCGGAATCGCCGGTCTGTCCACCCCGTACCGGGTCGTGACCGCCCTGGCGCTGGGCGCCGCCGGTCTTGCCGCGTGCACGCACCTCGCGCTGGTCTTCCTGCACGTGGCCCCCTCCAACACGCTGAGCAAGCAGCACGCCCGGACGGTCGACGGCTGGATCTACCCCGAATTCGAACAGAACTGGAAGCTCTTCGCGCCCAACCCGCTCCAACAGAACATCGCCGTGGAGGCGCGCGCCGAGGTGCGGACCGCCGGCGACGAGCTGATCACCACCGGATGGCGGGACCTGAGCGCCGAGGACGCCGCCGCGATCCGGCACAGCCTGCTGCCGAGCCACACCGCCCAGAACGAGCTGCGCCGGGCCTGGGACTTCTACACCGGCTCCCACGACGAGAACGAACAGCCCGTCGGCGAGCGTGGCGAGCTCTCCGAGGAGTACCTGCGGCGGATCACCGTGAACCGGATCGCCCCGCACCACGAGGGCGGGCGCATCCTGCGGATCCAGCTGCGCTCGGCAACGACCGCCGTGCCGGCGCCGAAGTGGAGCACCGAGACCACCGACACCCAGACCTACTACCGGGAGCTGCCGTGGTGGAAGGTGTGA